GACCATTATCGAAGAAGTCTGCTTCTTCATCGATTGCTACACCATTGGCCAAGAAATCTCAGGCAAAACCAGAGTTAAAGAAACAAGCAGAGATGTCAGTTCCGGCAGTGTTCTTCAATGCGTTCGACGACATCATCAACAATTTCATAGACCCTCCCCTCCGACCTTCGGTGGACCCAAGAAATGTTCTTTATAACAATTTTGCTCCGATCGAGGAGCTTCCCCCTACAGAGTGTGAGGTGATACAAGGATCCCTGCCGGCGGCTCTTGATGGTGCTTACATTCGCAATGGCCCCAATCCACAGTTCCTCCCTCGTGGGCCTTACCACCTCTTTGACGGCGATGGCATGCTCCACTCCATTCGGATCTCCCAAGGCAAAGCCACACTCTGTAGCCGCTACGTCAAGACCTATAAGTACACCGCAGAGCGTGACGCTGGCTATCCCCTACTTCCCAATGTCTTCTCGGGCTTTAATGGCCTTGCTGCCTCGGCAGCGCGGGGTGCTCTCTCTGCTGCCCGAATAGTCGTCGGTCAATTCAACCCTGCTAACGGCATAGGTCTCGCAAACACCAGCTTGGCTTTCTTTGGCAATCGTCTCTATGCACTCGGTGAGTCCGATCTCCCTTACTCGGTTCGATTGACCTCCAACGGAGACATCGAGACTCTAGGTCGCCATGATTTTGATGGTCAGCTTTTTATGAGCATGACTGCTCACCCCAAAGTAGACCCTGAAACTGGTGAGGCGTTTGCATTTCGATATGGCCCGATTCCTCCGTTTCTGACCTTCTTCCGGTTTGATGCGAACGGTACAAAACAGCCAGACGTGCCCATATTTTCCATGGTCCGTCCCTCTTTCCTCCATGACTTCGCAATTACCAAGAAGTACGCCATATTTGCAGACATACAGATAGGAATGAACCCCTTGGAAATGATAGCTGGAGGGTCTCCGGTGGGAACGGACCCAGCCAAAGTGCCCAGACTGGGAGTTATCCCTCGATACGCAAAGGACGAGTCGGAGATGAGATGGTTCGACGTGCCGGGCTTCAACATCATACACGCCATCAATGCATGGGACGAAGAGGATGGTAACGCAATAGTGATGGTGGCACCAAACATATTGTCGGTGGAGCATACTTTGGAGAGAATGGACCTCATCCACGCTATGGTGGAAAAAGTGAGGATCGACCTCAGGACGGGAATTGTTACAAGGCATCCCATTTCAGCAAGAAATCTAGACTTTGCAGTGATAAATCAGGCATACGTGGGGAGGAAGAACAAGTACGTTTACGCAGCTGTGGGTGATCCAATGCCCAAGATATCAGGAGTGGTGAAGCTGGACGTTTCCAAGGGTGAGCGTGAGGATTGCATAGTGGCAAGCAGAATGTTTGGGGCAGGATGCTACGGTGGAGAGCCTTTCTTCGTGGCCAAGGCGCCGGAGAGTAACCAAGAGGCAGAGGAGGACGATGGGTACGTAGTATCCTATGTCCATGACGAGAACGCAGGGGAGTCGAGGTTCTTGGTGATGGATGCCAAGTCTCCGAATCTTGATGTTGTGGCCGCCGTGAAGCTGCCGCGTAGGGTACCCTATGGCTTTCACGGATTATTTGTGAGAGAAAGCGACCTCAAAGCCCTATAATTTCCTCCAATTAATCCAGTAACATACAAGGGTTTTGCTGCACAAGTGTCTGTGTTTGGACGATGGATCAGAGGTCGTCATGTCACTTCACTTCACATTGAATtaagaaacaacaaatatatatatatatatatatatttactgatCGATTAATATTATGTTTCGATCATCATTCATGTACAGATTATAGTAAAGTTATTTCACTACTTGTCTACACTAATGTCATATAAGGGCCAAACTCGAGATAGAAGGCCGAAGAAAACCCTCAAGTTTCCATGATCGTTTACTCTTGTCCAAAATGATATACTTGATGGGAGTACTATTTTTACAACTctgaattattattaaattattagggaaatttttataaaataatttataaaaaataatattattttataaaaaaatatcttcaatttaaaatataattatagaaaaaaagaGTTATACCCATATCATTACtgtttttctaatattaatgcAAATCAAATCGTGCATTTGTTAACTTGAGCATGCATGCAACTGTACATGTTGGTTTTAGAATACCAATATTCTCTAAACGACAACCCCGTTTTCAAAGAGTTTTTCCGTGGTCAAAACCAGATATCAACCGGTGAATCTCAATTTTACAGGCTACAGCTAATTTGCTTTTGGACATATTTTCAGTGGGAACTGTAGTTTTTAGCTGACAGTCACATGTTGGCTTATGACccacaaaaagattattctCTTCCACTGTTAGGTTATTTCTCTCTTGCCCTTTAGCTACAGTGGGGACGCAGGAATTAGTTTCCCTGCCCTGTCTATATATCTTTCTTTAATCttgtcttctttcttcttttttattctttttatttattcttttcttattttaaaagatatgaCGAAGGATGATACATCACATTTGGGACATGTTCGGCTAATGGCAAGTGCACCACCCTGAAATCGTATACTATGGATTTAAAGGACGAGCCTTGACCTATGAGCATAGGTGCGAGGGCCTTACATGCCACTAAAATCACATCACTTTCTTAAGAAATGGGCTTTGTTAgatacagtcggcaaatgcagtcggcgtggagtcagctgtacggaatgaataaaaaaaattataaaaaaattattttatattcagggagacctacatgaataaaaaaaagttataaaaataattttttttttcatgtaggtcccatattaattcatttttttctccacgATTGCAAGCcaactgcaaaaagtatttctcttataataAAGTAAGAATCCACTATCTACAATATttttgtctaatttttttattttccattttgcCCTTAGTTATATTCTTAAATGATGTCTTCAGTGTTTCTATTCTTCTTTtgctaattattatttttatttttttacgaaATTGTCATTCCGTCATTTTACATTTCTGAGCTGCtgatttctttttacttttatccCTAATTTTGCATCCAAATTCGGTCACTTTTAGTTCTTGTTTTTCTTCACTGCCTTCATATCATTgtcattttatatttgaatttttatcactttctctatcaatctcttaatattttccttctgtttgcattttgtttttgtctACTCTTGCTtgcttgcaaaaaaaaaaaaaaaaaagtgttgctCCTCCTCCTGAATCTCCTCGTGAATCTCAACAGTCTTGGTATGTTTCTCCTTCCTCCATTCTCTTAGTGTTGCATGAGTGAATTTCTTACACTATATTCACATCATGCGCATATAGattcagcaaaaaaaaaaaaaaaaaaaaaaactaaacaaattatatgcatatgcatgaGAGAAAATCATACCCAAATACAATATGTAACCTGTTGAAATTTTCACAACTTgagtgaaaaaaaagaaatcatgcgcatatattcaaaccaaaccaaattaaaaaacaatgtATAATACATGTATACTTCCCACCAAATACGAATATTAGCCCAATCGTGCTTGGAACACCAAAATCCATCACCATTAAATAACTAGATTTAAGGAATCTATCCAGATCTACAAAGACACCAACCAAAAACACTCAACAACTCCATCATGATACCCACCACGCACAAATCTTCcgaaaattttggaaaaaaaaaaaattctaacctTTGAGAACATGGCAGTGGTGGGGTGGTTCATGCCATGAGGGAGAGGGCacatgagggagagagaaaagtcgGCGTTGGCTAGGGAAGGAGGGTATGGTCGAGGGATGGAGGTCCGGTGTGCACGTGGGTGATGGCGAGCGCCAATCGATGGCAGATCTGAgggaggaaagagagaaaagagatgtaAAGAGAGAAGCCGTCCATGCGAGGGAAGAAAAAAGGGCTATGGGCCTCGGGCTTGGGGAGGAGGAAGGGCTTGGTGGTGGGAGAGATGAGCGAACAGAGAGGAAGAGATTGCCGTGAAGGAGAACTGCTCATCGACGGAAATAAATGAGCAGAGGCTTAGCCTGGGGATGGCGCAACTGAACGACGGCGAAGAAGCACTAAGGAAGAAATGTCGAGTGGCTTTCGTCAAGGGCAATGGCTTGTTGGGCAAGTTTGGCTCACGGTGGAGTGTCTCGACAATGAGGAATGTGGAGGAGAGCAAGGAGATTGTGGCTGTGGCGAGTTTGTGACTGGTGGATTATAGTGGGCTTGCTGGCAGTGGCAAAtctaggagagagagagagagagagagagagagagagagagagagagagagagagagagagagagagagagagaatggggaAAATTTTTTGATAGGGTGCGGGTAGTGAAGGGTTACGCTTTATGGgatttatacacacacacatacatatatatatatatatatatatatatatataagtattgaTAAGGGATTTAATCTTGGACTGatcaacatatattatatagatcatGAATTGAATTTCTCATCTAAATGAACATGTGATGAGTTGTACATTTTTcataagaaaattatgaaactcATTATATGTAATTAGCGAGCTGATTTGAAAATACACCATTTAAATTCATCAGtgcttatattttaaaaatctcgtacaaatttgagaatatatggatgataaataTCATGTTATTATCTTTCTAAGAACAAAACAATCATAAAGCCTGTTTCTACATCTATTTGATTAAATATGCtgaagtaaaataataaattaaagtttgTTGTGGGGCAATGGATTAACAGTgaattaattcttttttgtaTCATAAGCTTTTTTCATGTTAACTTAGTGTCATAAGTCTCCTTCACCCTATCAATCACTCTTACATTAAGATTAAAGAAagtaatcaatcatatttactAAGATTAAATAAACTAATTAACAAGGTGGTGGTTGAATTTACTGCTCTATTTGAGGATATTtagtaaattgaaatatagaagaaaatgcaaaacaatattttaaaaaaattttgaacatTAGACGTTATTACAAATAATTAGGGCATACAAAAATGTTaggcaaaaatatttttcctctAATATTTGCATttgtttatttagttgttaGCACATAGttcatttaaaattttccatttaatatatgaattttacaaaaaactctattaagaatttaaaatataaaaaaataaaattttaaatgctgtaaaattttatttgatttaatttatacattaatcattattgcaaatttaataatattttttataaaaaaagttcaTTACTGTTTTAATtcatacattaataattattggaACTTTGAtggtaatatttaaaaaaaaaaatcattacttAGCCATTAGCACATATttcatttgtaaaattttatttattttaatttatacattaataattattgaaaatttaataaaaattttccaTTTAGTGATGTTctatggaaaaatataaaaaatgatacatTGCTTGGGGTTGGCTGTGAGGTAGgggaaaatgggaaaaaaaaaatcataaatgggCTAAATTGAAATGCATAAGaagataacaaaaaaaaaaaaaaaaaaaaagttttaaaaaaaatggactaGACTCACCTCAAGTAATATTTAGTGACAATCTAACCTCCTCCTATATGATTCTTACAGCAATCACATTgaaattgattattattatgtttGGGAACATTTTCCATCTTCAACCTAAACAATAGAAAGTTTCGTCAACAGAAGTGGCAAGACTTGAAGAAGAAGGCCCACGAGGAATAATGGATTCATCGGTGCTACATCAACCTCAAAGTCGATAACaattagggctgagcaccgattgagtcggagtcggatttggcctcctccgactctgactccgactttgtcggaggccgaatccgacctccgactccaactccacTTACACcccactccgctccgactccgacaccgacatgtcggagcggagtcggagttgggctttttgttgggcttttttattggacttttttttagccttttttctttgacctaattaacattttaattttacaatttacaacTTTAATCGGATTTGAGCTTCTATatcaatgtttttaaaaaatataatttgagatttctaatttatctaaccaaaattatcacattagaaaataaaactaaattcaaaatctatcactataaaaaataaaactaaattcaaatgtgcaaccaaaattaaaaactaaattaaaaccaaatacacatattaaaattacataaccaaaattacaacctaaaattaaaagtacataaccaaaattaaaacctaaaattaaaaatacataaccaaaattaaaacctaaaattaaaaatacataaccaaaattaaaacctaaaattaaaaatacataaccaaaggtccaaaattaaaacataaaattaaaaatacataaccaaaattaaaaccaaaattTAATCTATACAAGTATGTAATTATTATTCTATATTTAACTATCATTACCCTAAATGTTTACtagatttcacattttttttccatatgttttaaattatcgattgaaatcaattttcttttttatgaaatatatacctttttttaaaataattatttcattaaactagataaacgtgcattgcacgttACTTCTACCTagtaaaacatataaatatatatgattaatgcataaaaaatacatagtatagtaactatatactatataagcccttaatatatatagtatatatataactatatattatatataatataactatatattatatattgacttatagtaaactagtaatgtaaaatataaaataagctatagtaacttatatagtaacttatagtaaattagcaatgtaaattaactatataagctatagtaacttatatagtaacttatagtaaattggtaatgtaaattaactatataaggtatagtaacttatagtaacttatagagttatagtaaattagtaatgtaaattaactatataaggtatagtaattagcaacttatagtgtaactaataactatattaacttatagtaacttatagtaaattagtaatgtaaattaacttatactaactatattaacttatattattcattataatgtttatacattattatttattagatgttaatatattgataacacatatttttataaaatatgcacaatatcggagtcggagtcggagtggaAGTCggcgtcggagtcggagtcggattcggAGTGAAaatcggagtcagagtcgggatggaagtcggagtcggagtcggaagggaagtcggagtcggaggattaatcggagtcggagtcggtgtgtcggagtcggagtcggatcggagcggagtcgggacagctccacctccgactctgactccgactccgacttccaggggAGAAAAAACTCTgacttgtcggagtcggagcggagtcggagccggagtcggattttcggatttctgctcagccctaatAACAATTGCGTGAAAGCCAGTACCAAAACACACCACCCCcccaaaacacattttttagaaaataaaaataaaaataaaaatttattatta
This Carya illinoinensis cultivar Pawnee chromosome 11, C.illinoinensisPawnee_v1, whole genome shotgun sequence DNA region includes the following protein-coding sequences:
- the LOC122281836 gene encoding probable carotenoid cleavage dioxygenase 4, chloroplastic, translated to MDSFSSSFLSTLAIPKVLLSPTKTMRTLHPASASGPLLNVSSVRIEEKPTQQPPTERTSATPTTTTLPRPPNANGRPLSKKSASSSIATPLAKKSQAKPELKKQAEMSVPAVFFNAFDDIINNFIDPPLRPSVDPRNVLYNNFAPIEELPPTECEVIQGSLPAALDGAYIRNGPNPQFLPRGPYHLFDGDGMLHSIRISQGKATLCSRYVKTYKYTAERDAGYPLLPNVFSGFNGLAASAARGALSAARIVVGQFNPANGIGLANTSLAFFGNRLYALGESDLPYSVRLTSNGDIETLGRHDFDGQLFMSMTAHPKVDPETGEAFAFRYGPIPPFLTFFRFDANGTKQPDVPIFSMVRPSFLHDFAITKKYAIFADIQIGMNPLEMIAGGSPVGTDPAKVPRLGVIPRYAKDESEMRWFDVPGFNIIHAINAWDEEDGNAIVMVAPNILSVEHTLERMDLIHAMVEKVRIDLRTGIVTRHPISARNLDFAVINQAYVGRKNKYVYAAVGDPMPKISGVVKLDVSKGEREDCIVASRMFGAGCYGGEPFFVAKAPESNQEAEEDDGYVVSYVHDENAGESRFLVMDAKSPNLDVVAAVKLPRRVPYGFHGLFVRESDLKAL